TGTAGCATTCTCCATCACCAACAACAAAACAGAGATATACAAACTACCGGCATCCAATATCAGGCAAAGGATTGTCCACATTTTTGGAAAAACCATCAACCAGCATCTTTTACCTATTGAAACAGAAACCACATTGGTAAAAATCAGCGGATTTGTAGTCAAACCTGATTTCGCAAAAAAATCGTTCGGAGAACAGTATTTCTTTGCCAACGGACGGTATATCCGCCATCCTTATTTGCATAAAGCCGTTTTACAGGCATATGAAGGACTTCTGCCGCCGGATTATATACCGGGCTACTTTATCTATCTGGAAGTCCCGCCGGATTCCATCGACATCAATATCCATCCAACCAAAACGGAAGTGAAATTCGAAGATGAACGGGCTATTTTCCAGTTTCTGGTAAGCACGGTAAAACAGGCATTGGGTAAATTCAATATTGCGCCGGCCATTGATTTTGAAGTGGATCCGACCTTACAGATACCTGTATTACGTCCCGATACCCGGATCAATGTTCCTGAGATCAATATCAACCCTAACTACAATCCTTTCAACACTCAGGACTATCCTTCCAAAAGTTCCCGGGACAAAATAAACCTGGAAAAATGGGAAAATCTATATTCCGGTTTTGAAAACGAAAAACACCAGGAAAAAATATTTATGGACGAGGATGATGAAAACACGGCTATCCCTGTTTCTGTCAATGCTTTTCTTCAGCTAAAAGGCAGGTACATCCTTACCCCTGTAAAATCCGGCCTGATGCTGATCGATCAGAAACGTGCACACGAACGGATCCTTTTCGAACAGTACCAGTCACAGGTGGGGAATAATAAAAATATGTGCCAGCAAACTCTTTTTCCTGAACAGGTAGAACTATCACCGGATGAAATGAGCCTGTGGAAGGAATT
This genomic stretch from Bacteroidales bacterium harbors:
- the mutL gene encoding DNA mismatch repair endonuclease MutL; amino-acid sequence: MTDIIRLLPDSVANQIAAGEVIQRPASVVKELVENAIDAGATSVDIYLKDSGKTQIQIIDNGCGMSETDARLAFERHATSKIRDSKDLFSLHTLGFRGEALASIAAIAEVQLRTKRTEDELGTQIEIAATRVTGQTPVQSKDGSTFTVKNLFFNVPARRKFLKSDSTELTHVLNEFKRIAMVYEDVAFSITNNKTEIYKLPASNIRQRIVHIFGKTINQHLLPIETETTLVKISGFVVKPDFAKKSFGEQYFFANGRYIRHPYLHKAVLQAYEGLLPPDYIPGYFIYLEVPPDSIDINIHPTKTEVKFEDERAIFQFLVSTVKQALGKFNIAPAIDFEVDPTLQIPVLRPDTRINVPEININPNYNPFNTQDYPSKSSRDKINLEKWENLYSGFENEKHQEKIFMDEDDENTAIPVSVNAFLQLKGRYILTPVKSGLMLIDQKRAHERILFEQYQSQVGNNKNMCQQTLFPEQVELSPDEMSLWKELKDDFSALGFDIRSSGDTVVSIHGNPGETGNKNPGMMLKKLLDEYRHSEKDMFETRRERLAAMLAQESAIPYNEALTSEEMSHLVEKLFVCATPNYSPTGKTVMHILYMEEIEKFF